In Topomyia yanbarensis strain Yona2022 chromosome 2, ASM3024719v1, whole genome shotgun sequence, one DNA window encodes the following:
- the LOC131685444 gene encoding zinc finger protein 501-like has product MSLEQQTSNKTIPRFEMSSSLLMPESCRCCLSEENEMFYVFESLDEFGSKINDLIAKHGGISITERDIFSKNICGKCLSDVANAARFQNRCIKTEEILQNTKLDVKDIMLSPRINPVAPTGQELETTQVPDKCEQFSNSEHNINDSDQIKKEPVWVSEYSEAPSTSEIVRPKEEIVTTDDCEDQSSNNPNDDGTTQDPLMTDARKHKCDFCGKGFAATNDLKRHKRIHTGEKPHKCQTCGKAFIASSQLTRHVRIHTGERPSKCNLCEKVFICGSDLTKHEKRVHANLRPHVCETCGKGFTEKSHLANHMHVHTGERPFKCDICGEGFTENCKLTKHKRIHANVREYKCNTCGKDFLEKGDLKKHTRIHTGERPYICDMCGKGFAESSHLLRHRRTHTNDRPHKCDMCTKTFLDSNGLAKHRFTHTADKPYQCPVCDKGFAGSGHLLRHMSGHDVESLKKLQ; this is encoded by the exons ATGAGTTTAGAGCAGCAAACTTCCAATAAAACTATACCTAGATTTGAAATGTCTTCGAGTCTCCTGATGCCAGAATCTTGCCGATGTTGTTTATCGGAAGAGAACGAAATGTTCTATGTGTTTGAAAGTTTGGACGAGtttggtagcaagatcaacgaTTTAATAGCAAAACACGGCGGCATTTCG ATTACCGAGAGGGATATTTTCTCCAAGAACATTTGTGGCAAATGCCTGAGTGATGTGGCAAATGCAGCTCGTTTTCAAAATAGATGTATCAAAACGGAGGAAATCTTGCAAAACACAAAGCTCGATGTAAAGGATATTATGCTGAGTCCCAGGATAAATCCTGTCGCCCCGACCGGACAAGAACTAGAAACCACTCAAGTACCCGATAAATGTGAGCAATTTTCCAACAGTGAACACAACATCAACGACTCTgatcaaataaaaaaggaacCTGTGTGGGTGTCGGAGTATTCAGAAGCACCTTCCACTAGTGAAATTGTTCGACCGAAAGAGGAAATCGTTACGACAGATGATTGTGAAGACCAGTCATCGAACAATCCTAACGATGATGGCACAACACAGGACCCTTTAATGACTGATGCTCGAAAGCATAAATGTGACTTCTGTGGCAAAGGATTTGCAGCAACCAACGATCTGAAGCGCCACAAACGTATTCACACTGGTGAAAAGCCACACAAATGTCAAACCTGCGGAAAGGCATTCATTGCAAGCAGTCAGCTTACCAGGCATGTACGCATTCACACGGGGGAGCGACCGAGCAAATGCAATCTCTGCGAAAAGGTGTTCATCTGCGGTAGTGATTTAACGAAGCACGAGAAGCGTGTCCATGCCAACCTAAGACCTCATGTGTGTGAAACTTGTGGAAAAGGATTCACTGAGAAAAGTCACCTCGCGAACCATATGCACGTTCACACTGGCGAACGACCCTTCAAATGCGATATTTGTGGTGAAGGGTTCACCGAAAACTGTAAACTAACGAAGCACAAACGCATTCACGCTAACGTTCGTGAGTACAAGTGTAACACCTGTGGCAAAGATTTTCTCGAAAAAGGTGATCTTAAGAAGCACACTCGTATTCACACCGGAGAACGGCCGTACATTTGCGATATGTGTGGCAAAGGATTTGCTGAAAGTAGTCACCTACTGCGGCACAGACGCACGCATACGAATGATCGACCGCACAAGTGCGATATGTGCACCAAGACCTTTCTGGACAGCAATGGACTGGCAAAGCATCGATTCACTCATACTGCAGATAAACCGTATCAGTGCCCGGTATGTGACAAAGGATTTGCCGGAAGTGGTCACCTGTTGCGACACATGAGCGGGCATGATGTTGAGTCATTAAAGAAGTTGCAATAA
- the LOC131685451 gene encoding zinc finger protein 728-like has product MKQQASKYNNSDSVSEDTINHGIDKDAPAEDFSEIKVEEIEIIDVALEYKPEAQDENIEGSIINQTVLVPNNYQSDQNRVDSYMCEFCGKKFLNPNKLERHRMIHMSIKADIEQQCEICGRRFRWRHILLRHKQTHDKCSENNKNPLECKVCGKTFRWHSFLLRHEQTHDERNKNNECKVCGKRFYWSANLKEHVLIHTNEKSHECDICGKGFRRAVHLLGHKQIHTAEKKHKCEVCGTGFHKRCNLEQHKKVHTGERPHKCEVCEKQFRSRKNLAQHLRVHTGEKPFKCEVCGRGFRVHQVLKHHRLTHTRYINEKPHICDVCGRGFGLQSNLIKHMSIHKGEKSSGSAEKTLVELKPPKARKRKMKM; this is encoded by the coding sequence ATGAAGCAACAGGCCTCAAAATACAACAATAGCGACTCGGTTTCAGAGGATACCATCAACCATGGAATTGATAAAGATGCTCCAGCCGAAGACTTCTCTGAGATAAAGGTAGAAGAGATTGAAATAATCGATGTGGCGTTAGAATACAAACCCGAGGCGCAGGATGAGAATATCGAGGGAAGTATTATAAATCAGACCGTACTCGTCCCGAATAACTATCAATCGGACCAAAATCGAGTGGATTCATATATGTGTGAATTTTGTGGGAAGAAATTTCTGAATCCTAATAAGCTTGAACGCCATAGAATGATTCATATGAGCATCAAAGCCGATATCGAGCAGCAATGCGAGATTTGTGGGAGAAGATTTCGTTGGCGCCACATATTGTTACGGCATAAACAAACTCACGATAAATGTagcgaaaacaacaaaaatcctCTGGAATGCAAAGTGTGCGGTAAAACATTTCGTTGGCACTCATTTCTGTTACGGCATGAACAAACGCACGATGAACGTAACAAAAACAACGAATGCAAGGTGTGCGGTAAAAGATTTTATTGGAGCGCCAATCTTAAAGAACACGTACTTATCCATACAAATGAAAAGTCTCATGAATGTGACATCTGTGGTAAAGGATTTCGTAGGGCCGTCCATCTCTTAGGCCACAAACAAATTCACACGgctgaaaaaaaacacaaatgtGAAGTATGTGGGACAGGATTTCATAAACGCTGCAACCTTGAACAACACAAGAAAGTTCATACGGGTGAAAGACCACACAAATGTGAAGTGTGTGAAAAACAATTTCGCTCACGCAAAAATCTCGCGCAACATCTGCGAGTTCACACAGGCGAGAAACCTTTCAAGTGTGAAGTTTGCGGGCGAGGATTTCGTGTACATCAAGTCCTTAAGCATCACAGGTTGACTCACACGCGTTACATTAATGAGAAACCTCACATTTGTGACGTGTGTGGAAGAGGATTCGGTCTGCAAAGCAACCTCATAAAACACATGTCAATTCATAAGGGAGAGAAATCGTCCGGAAGTGCGGAAAAAACGTTGGTAGAACTAAAACCACCTaaggcacgcaaacgaaaaATGAAAATGTGA
- the LOC131685438 gene encoding zinc finger protein 728-like isoform X1, whose product MLNKLQILHRLKEWNIMERQGSLPYDNGSFLDDTINQEISKDSPAESFTQIKLEEIEIIDGGLEIKPEKSKESIEASVKQTIPNNTCNVCGHSFSSTHNLKEHMPLHDEKRPFKCDVCGSRFSKESHILVHHKLRHKDIPLPELNCRSLKCDVCGKQLGSARSLRNHKLIHVENRVDSYAHICDICGKKFPILAKLERHRKIHMKTNSHKCKTCGAGFNDWANLMKHKRIHAVEKQYMCNICKIAFFGPCDLSAHMHVHTKEGMICCDICGEGFALQPELTTHKSIHIRKCGKCYGQCSCIRADFDHPCEICGKRFRLPKHLIDHMRRHTNEDIHKCEVCGKKFRFTNYLTIHMLTHTDEKPHVCDVCGKEFYRRCNLLVHRRIHETEKQYKCEVCGTGFHKRCNLEQHKKVHTGEKPHKCEVCVKQFRSRKNLAQHSRVHTGEKPFKCEVCGRGFRVHQVLKQHRLTHTRYINEKAHVCDVCGRGFSRRTRLTKHMLIHKGDKSSENVDLISLQALAHQREEQK is encoded by the exons ATgctaaataaattacaaattctACAT AGGCTCAAGGAGTGGAACATAATGGAGAGGCAGGGCTCACTTCCCTACGACAATGGCTCATTCTTAGATGATACTATCAACCAGGAAATTAGTAAGGATTCCCCAGCCGAAAGCTTCACCCAGATAAAGTTGGAAGAAATTGAAATAATCGATGGAGGGCTAGAAATCAAACCCGAGAAGTCGAAGGAGAGTATAGAAGCAAGTGTAAAGCAGACCATTCCGAATAACACATGTAATGTATGCGGTCATAGTTTTAGCTCAACACACAACCTCAAGGAGCACATGCCCCTGCACGACGAAAAAAGACCATTCAAATGTGATGTTTGTGGCTCGAGATTTTCCAAAGAAAGTCATATTTTGGTACACCATAAGTTAAGGCATAAAGATATCCCTCTTCCTGAGCTAAATTGTCGTTCCCTGAAATGTGATGTTTGCGGCAAACAGCTAGGAAGTGCTCGCAGTCTCAGAAATCACAAACTTATTCACGTTGAGAATCGAGTGGATTCATATGCCCACATATGCGATATTTGTGGCAAGAAATTCCCGATTCTTGCTAAGCTTGAACGCCACAGAAAGATCCACATGAAAACAAATTCTCACAAATGTAAAACCTGCGGAGCTGGTTTCAATGACTGGGCCAACCTCATGAAACACAAGCGCATCCATGCCGTTGAAAAACAGTATATGTGTAATATTTGCAAAATAGCATTTTTCGGACCTTGCGATTTGTCAGCTCACATGCATGTGCACACCAAAGAAGGAATGATTTGCTGTGATATTTGCGGGGAAGGATTTGCCTTACAACCGGAGCTGACGACGCATAAATCCATACATATCAGGAAGTGtgggaaatgttatgggcagtGTAGTTGCATCAGAGCCGATTTCGATCACCCGTGCGAGATTTGTGGGAAAAGATTTCGTTTACCCAAACACCTCATTGATCACATGCGTCGTCATACGAATGAAGACATTCACAAATGTGAGGTGTGTGGAAAAAAGTTCCGCTTCACTAATTACCTCACAATACACATGCTAACTCATACTGATGAGAAGCCACACGTATGTGATGTTTGTGGAAAAGAGTTCTACAGACGTTGCAATTTGCTGGTGCATAGACGAATCCACGAAACTGAAAAACAATATAAATGTGAGGTATGCGGAACAGGATTTCACAAACGCTGCAACCTCGAGCAACACAAGAAAGTTCATACGGGTGAGAAACCACACAAATGTGAAGTATGTGTAAAACAATTTCGTTCACGCAAAAATTTAGCGCAACATTCACGAGTTCACACAGGCGAAAAGCCTTTCAAGTGTGAAGTGTGTGGTCGAGGATTTCGTGTACATCAAGTCCTTAAGCAGCATAGGTTGACTCACACGCGGTACATAAACGAGAAAGCTCACGTTTGTGATGTGTGTGGAAGAGGATTCAGTCGGCGCACCAGGCTCACAAAACACATGTTGATTCACAAGGGAGATAAATCGTCCGAAAATGTGGACCTAATATCGCTACAGGCATTAGCACATCAACGAGAGgagcaaaaatga
- the LOC131685438 gene encoding zinc finger protein 728-like isoform X2 — MERQGSLPYDNGSFLDDTINQEISKDSPAESFTQIKLEEIEIIDGGLEIKPEKSKESIEASVKQTIPNNTCNVCGHSFSSTHNLKEHMPLHDEKRPFKCDVCGSRFSKESHILVHHKLRHKDIPLPELNCRSLKCDVCGKQLGSARSLRNHKLIHVENRVDSYAHICDICGKKFPILAKLERHRKIHMKTNSHKCKTCGAGFNDWANLMKHKRIHAVEKQYMCNICKIAFFGPCDLSAHMHVHTKEGMICCDICGEGFALQPELTTHKSIHIRKCGKCYGQCSCIRADFDHPCEICGKRFRLPKHLIDHMRRHTNEDIHKCEVCGKKFRFTNYLTIHMLTHTDEKPHVCDVCGKEFYRRCNLLVHRRIHETEKQYKCEVCGTGFHKRCNLEQHKKVHTGEKPHKCEVCVKQFRSRKNLAQHSRVHTGEKPFKCEVCGRGFRVHQVLKQHRLTHTRYINEKAHVCDVCGRGFSRRTRLTKHMLIHKGDKSSENVDLISLQALAHQREEQK; from the coding sequence ATGGAGAGGCAGGGCTCACTTCCCTACGACAATGGCTCATTCTTAGATGATACTATCAACCAGGAAATTAGTAAGGATTCCCCAGCCGAAAGCTTCACCCAGATAAAGTTGGAAGAAATTGAAATAATCGATGGAGGGCTAGAAATCAAACCCGAGAAGTCGAAGGAGAGTATAGAAGCAAGTGTAAAGCAGACCATTCCGAATAACACATGTAATGTATGCGGTCATAGTTTTAGCTCAACACACAACCTCAAGGAGCACATGCCCCTGCACGACGAAAAAAGACCATTCAAATGTGATGTTTGTGGCTCGAGATTTTCCAAAGAAAGTCATATTTTGGTACACCATAAGTTAAGGCATAAAGATATCCCTCTTCCTGAGCTAAATTGTCGTTCCCTGAAATGTGATGTTTGCGGCAAACAGCTAGGAAGTGCTCGCAGTCTCAGAAATCACAAACTTATTCACGTTGAGAATCGAGTGGATTCATATGCCCACATATGCGATATTTGTGGCAAGAAATTCCCGATTCTTGCTAAGCTTGAACGCCACAGAAAGATCCACATGAAAACAAATTCTCACAAATGTAAAACCTGCGGAGCTGGTTTCAATGACTGGGCCAACCTCATGAAACACAAGCGCATCCATGCCGTTGAAAAACAGTATATGTGTAATATTTGCAAAATAGCATTTTTCGGACCTTGCGATTTGTCAGCTCACATGCATGTGCACACCAAAGAAGGAATGATTTGCTGTGATATTTGCGGGGAAGGATTTGCCTTACAACCGGAGCTGACGACGCATAAATCCATACATATCAGGAAGTGtgggaaatgttatgggcagtGTAGTTGCATCAGAGCCGATTTCGATCACCCGTGCGAGATTTGTGGGAAAAGATTTCGTTTACCCAAACACCTCATTGATCACATGCGTCGTCATACGAATGAAGACATTCACAAATGTGAGGTGTGTGGAAAAAAGTTCCGCTTCACTAATTACCTCACAATACACATGCTAACTCATACTGATGAGAAGCCACACGTATGTGATGTTTGTGGAAAAGAGTTCTACAGACGTTGCAATTTGCTGGTGCATAGACGAATCCACGAAACTGAAAAACAATATAAATGTGAGGTATGCGGAACAGGATTTCACAAACGCTGCAACCTCGAGCAACACAAGAAAGTTCATACGGGTGAGAAACCACACAAATGTGAAGTATGTGTAAAACAATTTCGTTCACGCAAAAATTTAGCGCAACATTCACGAGTTCACACAGGCGAAAAGCCTTTCAAGTGTGAAGTGTGTGGTCGAGGATTTCGTGTACATCAAGTCCTTAAGCAGCATAGGTTGACTCACACGCGGTACATAAACGAGAAAGCTCACGTTTGTGATGTGTGTGGAAGAGGATTCAGTCGGCGCACCAGGCTCACAAAACACATGTTGATTCACAAGGGAGATAAATCGTCCGAAAATGTGGACCTAATATCGCTACAGGCATTAGCACATCAACGAGAGgagcaaaaatga
- the LOC131685459 gene encoding zinc finger protein 239-like yields the protein MKSSSVNEHKLTGDNALTSLSGCVEIKKDYSENIFSAEDLDTNKKVLKPAAPKRRCHKCETCGRVFSRSDNLARHIRTHSSERPYKCDVCGKEFIEISRLNHHNRTHTGEQLQTCELCGKKYTRAAEFLRHQRTHTGERPFKCDVCGKDFIESSNLAQHRLIHTGKRAHKCTDCGKEFFRSSNLAEHIRIHTGERPHKCEFCDKQFKRSSELTKHARQHTGERPYTCDICEKDFIRSYQLTVHRRKHQIQAVESGVSQSIRR from the coding sequence ATGAAATCGTCCAGCGTTAACGAGCACAAATTAACAGGTGATAACGCCCTCACAAGCCTGTCAGGATGTGTGGAGATCAAGAAAGACTattcagaaaatatattttccgcaGAGGACCTAGATACGAACAAAAAAGTTTTGAAGCCAGCTGCACCAAAGAGACGTTGCCACAAGTGCGAAACCTGCGGAAGAGTCTTTTCCCGGAGCGACAACCTAGCTCGCCATATACGAACGCATTCCAGCGAGCGACCGTACAAGTGCGATGTATGTGGCAAAGAATTCATTGAAATTAGCCGATTAAACCATCACAACCGTACTCACACTGGCGAACAGCTACAGACCTGTGAGTTGTGTGGCAAAAAATATACTAGAGCAGCCGAATTCTTGCGACACCAGCGTACTCATACGGGTGAACGACCCTTTAAATGTGACGTCTGCGGGAAAGATTTCATCGAAAGTAGTAACCTGGCCCAGCATCGGTTGATCCATACTGGAAAACGGGCACACAAATGTACTGATTGCGGGAAGGAGTTTTTCCGAAGCAGTAATCTGGCGGAACACATTCGGATCCATACTGGCGAACGGCCGCACAAATGCGAGTTTTGTGATAAACAGTTTAAACGGAGCTCGGAATTGACAAAACATGCTCGGCAGCATACCGGGGAGCGACCATACACATGCGACATTTGCGAGAAGGATTTCATTCGAAGCTACCAGCTGACGGTGCACCGGAGGAAGCACCAGATACAGGCAGTGGAATCAGGTGTGTCGCAATCGATTAGGAGGTAG
- the LOC131685442 gene encoding uncharacterized protein LOC131685442 — MRTYIRKTNRGNNSKEQIETAVAFVLKTHQSLRNAAKIYGIDKCTLKRYLDKAKAANCSTFNHVGYAKSKQVFNDEQNEKLVAYLNFSSKMCFRLTPLDVQRFAFQCAKHYNLRIPPSWKERKMAGKYWFDSFLKRNPDLSLCSQDANSLGQCIDFNRGTVDMFFEKLALLRDKYGFEARDIWNLDETEVTTVQTDCQVIDDKAMKQAGGLKSNERETHVTVCLAVNAIGNCIPPMFIFPRKKYYDHFVKDGPPGCVGASNDFGCMTAKELFEFMKHFIQKVKPTMKRKVLLLLDNHESHFDAATLTLAKKNGVIMLSFPPHFSSALQPLDKSIIGPFNKYLQTAQRNWIVSNPGKKIAIHDIPKQVAEALPKALSPTNIVAGFRATGIEPFNNIILPDNAYLPAFETNVPPPAIPFDESYQVVKLEEYVETLPTEIEFVDAHNTEEDEIAFQCMEQSNTSMSHKAKVLIKRKRIKSSQLH; from the coding sequence ATGAGGACCTATATACGAAAAACAAACCGAGGGAACAATTCCAAAGAACAGATCGAAACAGCAGTGGCGTTCGTTTTGAAAACTCATCAGTCCCTTCGAAATGCAGCGAAAATTTACGGAATCGACAAGTGCACGTTGAAGCGATATTTGGATAAAGCAAAAGCAGCCAACTGTTCTACATTTAATCACGTTGGATATGCCAAATCTAAACAAGTTTTCAACGATGAGCAGAACGAAAAACTTGTGGCgtatttaaatttttcttcaaaaatgtgCTTCCGGTTGACCCCATTGGATGTGCAGAGATTCGCGTTCCAGTGCGCCAAACACTACAACCTCCGTATCCCACCTTCATGGAAAGAACGGAAAATGGCAGGAAAATATTggtttgacagctttttgaaaagGAATCCGGATTTGTCCCTCTGTTCACAGGACGCGAACAGTCTTGGCCAATGCATAGATTTCAATAGAGGAACTGTAGAcatgttttttgaaaaactaGCATTACTCCGTGACAAGTACGGATTTGAGGCACGTGATATTTGGAATCTAGATGAGACTGAAGTAACAACCGTACAAACGGACTGTCAAGTGATCGACGATAAAGCAATGAAGCAAGCCGGTGGCTTAAAGAGCAATGAACGAGAAACGCATGTCACGGTGTGTTTAGCCGTTAATGCAATCGGTAATTGTATTCCTCCAATGTTCATCTTTCCTCGTAAGAAGTACTATGATCACTTTGTCAAAGATGGTCCGCCAGGATGCGTTGGGGCTAGCAACGATTTCGGTTGTATGACTGCGAAAGAgttgtttgaatttatgaaACACTTCATCCAAAAGGTTAAACCCACAATGAAAAGGAAAGTTTTGTTACTTTTAGATAATCACGAGTCTCATTTCGATGCAGCAACTCTCACTCTTGCGAAGAAAAACGGTGTTATAATGTTATCTTTTCCGCCACATTTTTCAAGTGCATTACAACCCCTTGATAAGTCTATCATTGGCCCATTCAACAAGTATCTGCAAACTGCACAAAGGAATTGGATTGTCAGTAATCCTGGAAAAAAGATTGCAATACATGATATTCCAAAGCAAGTTGCAGAAGCGCTTCCGAAGGCCTTATCACCTACAAATATCGTTGCTGGTTTTAGGGCTACAGGAATAGAGCCATTCAACAACATCATTTTGCCAGATAATGCATATCTGCCAGCTTTTGAGACAAATGTACCTCCACCTGCTATACCATTTGATGAAAGTTACCAAGTTGTTAAATTAGAGGAGTACGTAGAAACATTGCCAACGGAAATTGAGTTTGTGGATGCTCATAACACCGAAGAGGATGAAATTGCGTTCCAATGCATGGAGCAGTCTAACACATCGATGAGCCACAAAGCGAAagttttaattaaaagaaaaCGAATTAAAAGTTCACAGCTACATTAA